One window of Dehalobacterium formicoaceticum genomic DNA carries:
- a CDS encoding S8 family peptidase, which produces MQFMNKKNKTVLTPVKGEYLIKFKEGYEGEKQVRNLSEIERFKHSKWVPKDNLLIFTFDEQAEKTHTMSEILDELNEDQTVEAVIPVFEDEEGFRRLVVPNRLLVAYHPGLKDALIDKLAGTYSIAEQSRFGNWLILELPEGVELTSASENLEDIPEIDYIEPVYYGVNDAEEISTNDVRWNLNSININDAWTITKGNPEILIAVIDGKPDISHPSLKQSFQQGLSDDWDFADNSIFSSHSTQILSILTGQRDDLQGISPLSRIISLSVNLNAQYYHQRAEAIYYLKSIMEARLLDVQPVKRVVANCSWKTSGDVRIIREAIQEAAAAGVIFVTSAGNENTSGAHYPSDYSKTINGVFSVAALAPSGRKADYSNYSPTVTISAPGGAGQPFDDDDIYCADLNNSTAFVAGTSFAAPHVAGVIALMLSVNPALDIESISDILVRTAVPISEQNPGNWQYLGAGKLDAGKAMDEIRKNNEIITEPTDTDIPDQHGGPKINITIADDTFDNIDTDLFAKEICNRACMEINQLSGNWVLGSNVRITINDSNGSSVILNYTI; this is translated from the coding sequence ATGCAATTTATGAATAAAAAAAATAAAACCGTTTTAACACCTGTTAAAGGTGAGTATTTGATAAAGTTCAAGGAAGGTTATGAGGGAGAAAAACAAGTAAGAAACCTTAGTGAAATAGAAAGATTTAAACATTCAAAATGGGTCCCAAAAGATAATTTGTTAATTTTCACTTTTGATGAACAAGCAGAAAAAACGCATACCATGAGTGAAATATTAGATGAACTTAATGAAGATCAAACAGTAGAAGCGGTCATACCTGTATTCGAAGACGAAGAAGGTTTTAGACGGTTAGTTGTTCCTAACCGCTTGCTTGTCGCCTACCACCCGGGTCTTAAAGATGCGCTGATAGATAAATTGGCCGGCACGTATAGCATAGCCGAGCAAAGCCGTTTTGGAAATTGGCTGATCCTCGAGCTGCCGGAGGGCGTGGAACTGACATCAGCTTCTGAAAATTTAGAAGATATCCCGGAAATAGATTACATTGAACCTGTTTATTATGGGGTAAATGACGCGGAAGAAATTTCGACTAACGATGTGCGATGGAATCTTAACAGTATTAATATCAATGATGCCTGGACCATAACGAAGGGCAACCCGGAAATTCTAATTGCTGTAATAGATGGGAAGCCGGATATTAGTCATCCATCTCTTAAACAATCTTTTCAACAGGGTCTTTCTGACGACTGGGACTTTGCAGATAACTCAATATTTTCCTCACATAGCACCCAGATACTTAGTATTTTGACAGGACAAAGGGATGACTTGCAGGGAATATCACCCCTGTCACGGATTATATCCCTGTCTGTAAACCTTAATGCACAGTATTATCACCAGAGGGCTGAAGCGATTTACTACCTGAAAAGTATCATGGAGGCCAGACTATTAGATGTCCAACCGGTAAAAAGGGTGGTCGCAAATTGTAGCTGGAAGACTTCCGGCGATGTTAGGATTATCAGGGAAGCAATTCAGGAGGCAGCGGCTGCCGGAGTAATATTTGTTACATCTGCTGGAAATGAGAACACTTCAGGGGCTCATTATCCCTCGGATTATAGCAAAACCATTAATGGGGTATTTTCAGTGGCAGCTTTAGCGCCATCAGGTCGGAAGGCAGATTATTCCAATTACTCACCTACAGTTACGATCAGCGCTCCCGGAGGAGCCGGACAGCCTTTTGACGATGATGATATCTATTGTGCTGATTTAAACAACAGCACTGCTTTTGTCGCCGGGACCTCTTTCGCAGCACCCCACGTAGCCGGAGTAATTGCCTTAATGTTATCCGTGAATCCTGCCTTGGATATTGAGAGTATTTCCGACATCCTGGTCAGAACGGCGGTACCTATCTCAGAGCAAAATCCTGGTAATTGGCAGTATCTTGGTGCCGGTAAGTTAGATGCGGGAAAAGCCATGGATGAGATCAGGAAGAATAACGAAATTATCACTGAACCAACTGATACGGATATTCCAGATCAACATGGCGGCCCTAAAATTAATATTACAATAGCTGATGATACCTTCGATAATATTGACACTGACCTTTTCGCCAAGGAGATCTGTAATAGGGCCTGCATGGAAATTAATCAGTTGTCGGGGAATTGGGTTTTGGGCAGCAATGTAAGGATCACTATTAATGACTCCAATGGATCATCCGTTATCCTGAACTACACAATATAA
- a CDS encoding radical SAM protein, producing MEHSTDLINKYLEKDNLLILHLTDRCNNRCRFCMVDEIHGQFSFPYETALELIDKLPAGSKVDLFGGEPTLYQHFFDLLQYIQSKRLKCSIATNGRLFSKREFTDKVAAITGGECYIRTSLLGLSAEVHDRLTGVKGSYAELIAGLDHIVSAAMPCQVNIVITTDNLRELSEITKLAIDKGVPRIKFGLIVDAQSSPELVPTLDQIRPQLSEAVQIAENNGLTVTVEKAPLCLLPEYMNQFSSESVIGKWPRFYDDTGECGVCVARNWCDGLDPQYAAEFGTAGIRRIEKIPRKVLTPFPNDLSNGNQIRFLKLNLFAMPQKFIEHEQCEMIMLNLIEQTRQKHARIAFIDNNIVR from the coding sequence TTGGAGCATAGCACAGATTTAATAAACAAATATTTGGAAAAGGACAATTTGTTGATCTTGCACTTAACAGACAGATGCAATAACAGGTGCAGGTTTTGTATGGTTGATGAGATTCACGGACAGTTTTCATTTCCTTATGAAACGGCGCTGGAATTGATTGATAAGCTTCCTGCCGGTTCAAAAGTGGATTTGTTTGGAGGGGAACCAACTTTATACCAACATTTTTTCGACCTATTGCAATACATTCAGTCTAAAAGGTTAAAATGCTCCATCGCCACTAACGGCCGGTTGTTTTCCAAAAGAGAATTCACCGATAAAGTTGCGGCTATTACCGGAGGGGAATGTTATATCCGGACCTCGCTGCTCGGTCTTTCCGCTGAAGTTCATGACAGGTTGACCGGAGTAAAGGGAAGTTATGCTGAGTTAATAGCGGGTTTGGATCATATTGTTTCCGCCGCGATGCCTTGTCAGGTTAATATTGTAATCACAACGGATAATCTTAGGGAGCTTTCGGAAATTACCAAACTTGCCATTGATAAAGGTGTGCCGCGCATAAAGTTTGGACTGATTGTTGATGCTCAGTCTTCCCCTGAGCTGGTGCCTACTCTTGATCAAATTCGACCTCAATTGTCAGAAGCGGTGCAAATAGCTGAAAACAATGGTTTAACAGTTACCGTTGAAAAAGCCCCCCTTTGCCTTTTGCCGGAATACATGAACCAATTTTCCAGCGAAAGTGTAATCGGTAAGTGGCCCAGATTTTATGATGACACCGGGGAGTGTGGTGTTTGTGTAGCCAGAAATTGGTGCGACGGTTTAGACCCGCAATACGCTGCGGAATTCGGTACAGCAGGGATCAGGCGGATTGAGAAAATTCCCCGTAAGGTATTGACGCCATTCCCCAATGACCTTAGTAATGGCAATCAGATACGTTTCCTGAAACTAAACCTGTTTGCAATGCCCCAGAAATTCATTGAACATGAACAATGTGAAATGATTATGCTCAATTTGATAGAGCAAACCAGGCAGAAACACGCCCGGATTGCTTTTATCGATAACAATATAGTCCGATAG
- a CDS encoding radical SAM protein, whose protein sequence is MSVEEKNYLHPFIRYLKSRLESLLSLVQLEEEGRVIEPDSFVLKNLSDWSFEKYNNIFDSLGSPSGYCNLRCKFCYEAGNPLPFEKTCLSVQEAATRINYYRRDVQKGLPLFTTRLYKEPFTNKELLPILRMVRAADREVEIQLTTNGSYFNTDILEQLAEMVPINLCISLNSSDPEGRRKIMGDRNSENSIKMIEKFKSYDLPFVGTIVAWPDIEKSEMIETIRYLDQNLARAIRITLPGYTRYFSKDMLFNSQAAWDKVLSEVLPLRNEIKTPILVLPSLYHAQALVPEVAGVIRESPAEQAGLQFGDLIKSINGEDVFTRVAAGKLLVQYHNNPRLQITFERNGQLLGAELIEKGTKESRYPYRPIGYPLSQAYPFGIVLIDDFDPAWLQDLLKRIADTKAKHVLLMTSAIMEPLVAALFESIPELEHLLGDTNLYLWVPEHRFWGGNIILGDLYTCSDYLQAIYDFQQKQGIKPDLIVLPNSFSPNKNNDLLGISYSSIELVTGIPVILADNTTITI, encoded by the coding sequence ATGAGTGTTGAAGAGAAAAACTACCTGCATCCTTTCATTAGATATTTAAAATCAAGACTGGAGTCACTATTATCACTTGTGCAGTTGGAAGAAGAAGGCCGGGTGATCGAACCTGACAGTTTCGTTCTGAAAAACTTGTCTGACTGGTCATTCGAAAAATATAATAACATTTTTGATAGCCTCGGTTCTCCTTCCGGTTATTGTAATCTGCGCTGTAAATTTTGTTATGAAGCGGGAAATCCTTTGCCTTTTGAGAAGACTTGTTTATCTGTTCAGGAGGCTGCCACACGCATCAATTATTACCGCCGCGATGTTCAAAAAGGGTTGCCTCTTTTTACAACACGGTTGTACAAAGAACCCTTTACCAACAAGGAGCTGCTTCCTATTTTAAGAATGGTTAGAGCGGCCGACAGGGAGGTAGAGATCCAATTAACGACCAATGGCTCTTATTTCAACACGGATATATTGGAACAACTGGCTGAAATGGTGCCGATTAATCTATGTATCTCCCTTAATTCTTCCGACCCGGAGGGGCGAAGGAAGATTATGGGGGATCGGAATAGTGAAAACTCCATCAAGATGATCGAAAAATTCAAGTCATATGATCTGCCCTTTGTGGGAACTATTGTTGCCTGGCCGGATATTGAAAAAAGTGAAATGATCGAGACCATTCGTTATTTGGACCAAAATCTGGCGCGTGCGATTCGGATTACTTTGCCGGGGTATACCCGATATTTTTCTAAAGATATGCTGTTTAATTCACAGGCTGCATGGGATAAGGTCTTATCGGAGGTGTTGCCTTTACGTAACGAAATTAAGACTCCGATATTGGTATTACCCAGCCTTTATCATGCCCAGGCCCTTGTCCCGGAAGTAGCGGGCGTAATCAGGGAGTCTCCGGCAGAGCAGGCTGGTCTGCAATTCGGTGATCTGATTAAATCAATTAACGGAGAAGATGTTTTTACCCGGGTTGCCGCCGGTAAATTGCTGGTTCAATATCATAATAATCCCAGATTGCAGATTACTTTTGAAAGAAATGGCCAATTATTAGGGGCAGAACTGATCGAAAAAGGTACGAAGGAAAGCCGCTATCCCTATCGGCCCATAGGGTATCCTTTATCCCAGGCTTATCCTTTCGGCATTGTGCTGATTGATGATTTTGACCCTGCCTGGCTGCAGGATCTATTGAAACGCATCGCTGATACCAAGGCCAAACACGTCCTGCTGATGACCTCAGCAATCATGGAACCTTTGGTGGCTGCCCTTTTTGAGTCAATACCGGAACTGGAACATTTGCTCGGCGATACCAATCTTTATCTCTGGGTGCCGGAGCATAGATTTTGGGGAGGTAACATCATTCTTGGTGATTTATATACCTGTTCTGATTACTTGCAGGCGATCTATGATTTTCAGCAGAAACAGGGAATAAAGCCTGATCTGATCGTATTGCCCAATTCCTTCAGTCCAAATAAAAATAATGATCTGCTAGGTATTTCTTACAGCAGCATTGAGCTTGTCACCGGAATTCCGGTGATCCTGGCCGACAACACAACAATTACAATCTAA
- a CDS encoding radical SAM protein: MYEIVEPRIEAIKSEIERILSLVELEHKGQPIKVDGFRLRNLAHWQTGCAQTNMEALGPLSGVCNAKCVFCMERSLPFERDYSFLSLPEALTRLQYFDQQNNRCLFPSARPHMETLLNRDAIRILKNARQKNASELFILTTNVSLLTPEIIEELANLKPILLKLSINSTTSENRKSLMGLREDSELTINSMSLLNKFNIPFIGSIVVWPKVDFAELNKSIEDICLYKPYGIRIRLPLIHKFMPKPPTADLNDFWQGTCDYVNSIKGQFNVPIWIEPVQYARVPLLPIVDGVILNSPAQVAGIMAGDMVMEINDRILPTRVDIRNFFSSGALDQLNNLTVKIKRGEKLLTFNLVCHQSYPFSPDLGHPGERFGMLFLPDFDLNYLDNILRVIKKHDARKVLLFCSPLTAGTLENVIDQIPVYRDFFQERFLWIDTLDHTWMEGNTHLLDSRFVVDYENALLEFCDGVNERPDLILIPDSFGSSWGIDFQGRSVFEIETRTGIPVELIPWHYIYGRED, encoded by the coding sequence ATGTATGAAATTGTTGAACCTCGTATTGAGGCCATAAAAAGTGAAATTGAGAGAATATTGTCCCTTGTTGAATTGGAACATAAGGGACAACCAATAAAAGTTGATGGGTTCCGTTTGCGGAATTTAGCCCACTGGCAAACTGGTTGCGCCCAGACCAACATGGAAGCTTTAGGTCCTCTTTCGGGTGTTTGCAATGCCAAGTGTGTTTTCTGCATGGAAAGATCTCTCCCTTTCGAACGGGACTATTCTTTCTTATCATTACCGGAGGCTTTAACCAGGTTACAGTATTTTGATCAGCAAAACAACCGCTGTTTATTCCCCTCAGCTCGTCCTCATATGGAAACATTATTAAACAGGGATGCCATTCGTATCCTTAAAAATGCACGTCAAAAAAACGCTTCGGAATTGTTCATTCTTACTACTAACGTTTCGCTTCTTACCCCTGAGATCATTGAGGAATTGGCAAACCTTAAACCAATACTCCTCAAGCTTTCAATAAATTCTACTACTTCGGAAAACCGTAAATCCCTGATGGGACTCCGGGAGGACTCAGAATTAACTATTAATAGCATGAGTTTGTTAAATAAGTTTAACATCCCCTTTATCGGCAGTATTGTTGTCTGGCCAAAGGTAGATTTCGCTGAACTCAATAAAAGCATTGAGGATATTTGCCTTTATAAACCTTATGGGATTAGAATCAGACTTCCTTTGATCCATAAATTTATGCCCAAACCTCCGACCGCAGATCTTAATGATTTTTGGCAAGGTACATGTGATTATGTTAATTCAATCAAAGGACAATTTAATGTTCCTATTTGGATTGAGCCTGTTCAATACGCGAGAGTCCCGCTGCTGCCAATAGTTGATGGGGTGATCCTTAATTCCCCGGCGCAGGTGGCAGGGATAATGGCCGGCGATATGGTTATGGAGATTAATGACAGGATCCTGCCAACCCGGGTTGATATTAGAAACTTTTTTAGCTCTGGTGCTTTAGATCAGCTTAATAACCTGACAGTAAAGATCAAAAGAGGGGAAAAGCTGCTAACCTTTAACCTGGTTTGCCATCAGTCTTATCCATTTAGCCCGGATTTGGGTCATCCGGGAGAAAGATTCGGCATGCTGTTTTTGCCGGACTTTGACCTGAATTATCTGGACAATATTCTTCGCGTAATCAAAAAGCATGACGCCCGGAAAGTACTGCTCTTTTGCTCTCCATTAACCGCCGGAACTTTAGAAAATGTTATCGATCAGATCCCGGTCTATCGTGATTTTTTTCAGGAAAGGTTTCTATGGATTGATACCTTGGATCATACTTGGATGGAGGGGAATACCCACTTATTGGACAGCCGTTTCGTGGTTGACTATGAAAATGCGCTTTTAGAGTTTTGTGATGGGGTTAACGAAAGACCTGATTTAATACTGATCCCGGATAGTTTTGGCTCTTCCTGGGGCATTGATTTTCAGGGCCGATCTGTTTTCGAGATCGAGACCCGGACAGGCATTCCAGTGGAATTGATTCCCTGGCACTACATTTACGGCAGGGAGGACTAA
- the thiE gene encoding thiamine phosphate synthase → MKCDKKAMLLYAVTDRVWVGERSLYEQVEAALKNGVTCIQLREKNLDEDAFLAEAMALSKLCKQYHVPFIVNDNVDIAIQCGADGVHVGQEDMSISDVRARVGDGMIIGVSAHTVDEALEAVKNGADYLGLGAVFSTSTKTDVNQMSNATLKAICSAVHVPTVAIGGISGKNILQLSGSGVDGVAVVSAIFAAEDSGAATAELLALAREMLQVHS, encoded by the coding sequence ATGAAATGCGATAAAAAAGCAATGCTGCTGTATGCGGTAACGGATCGGGTATGGGTGGGGGAGCGAAGCCTGTATGAGCAGGTGGAAGCTGCCCTGAAAAACGGCGTTACCTGTATCCAGCTCCGAGAAAAAAATTTGGACGAAGATGCCTTTCTTGCAGAGGCTATGGCTCTTTCCAAGCTTTGCAAGCAATACCATGTTCCCTTTATTGTCAACGACAATGTGGATATTGCCATTCAGTGCGGCGCAGACGGCGTCCATGTGGGGCAGGAGGATATGTCCATTTCCGATGTCCGGGCGCGTGTGGGCGATGGCATGATCATCGGCGTTTCCGCGCACACCGTGGATGAAGCTCTGGAGGCAGTGAAAAATGGCGCGGATTATTTGGGCTTAGGCGCTGTGTTCTCTACTTCTACAAAAACGGATGTGAATCAGATGTCCAACGCAACCCTTAAGGCCATCTGCAGCGCCGTCCATGTTCCCACCGTCGCCATCGGCGGCATTTCGGGTAAGAATATCCTGCAACTCTCTGGCAGCGGCGTGGATGGCGTCGCTGTGGTATCGGCTATTTTTGCGGCGGAGGATTCCGGTGCGGCAACCGCCGAACTGTTGGCGCTTGCGCGTGAAATGCTACAGGTTCATTCATAA
- the thiM gene encoding hydroxyethylthiazole kinase, with product MMKEMLENVRNQSPLIHNITNYVTVNDCANILLACGASPIMADDIDEVEEITSICGGLTINIGTLNQRTIPAMLAAGRKSNELGHPVVLDPVGAGASVLRTSTAMKLLQEIQFAVIRGNVSEIKVLTQGNGTTKGVDADVSDRVTEENLEQAVTFVKAFAQKTGAVIAITGAIDIVADRNTAYCIRNGHADMSKITGTGCQLSAMAAAYVTANPGHTLEATAAAVCTMGLCGEKAKRRMTELDGNSSYRNYIIDAIYNLSPDELERGANYEMR from the coding sequence ATGATGAAGGAAATGCTTGAAAATGTTCGGAATCAGTCCCCGCTGATTCATAATATCACCAACTATGTCACCGTCAACGACTGTGCCAACATTCTTTTGGCCTGCGGTGCTTCACCCATCATGGCCGATGATATAGATGAAGTAGAAGAGATCACTTCCATATGCGGCGGCCTTACTATCAATATCGGCACCTTGAATCAGCGCACCATTCCCGCGATGCTTGCCGCCGGGCGAAAATCGAATGAGCTGGGACATCCCGTCGTTCTCGATCCTGTGGGCGCCGGAGCATCTGTCCTTCGCACCAGCACTGCTATGAAGCTGCTCCAAGAGATTCAGTTTGCGGTCATTCGGGGCAATGTCTCCGAAATCAAGGTTCTGACCCAAGGGAATGGAACGACAAAAGGGGTGGATGCGGATGTCTCCGACCGGGTTACGGAAGAAAATCTGGAGCAGGCGGTCACCTTTGTCAAGGCGTTTGCCCAAAAGACCGGCGCAGTAATTGCCATCACCGGAGCCATCGACATTGTTGCTGACCGGAACACAGCCTACTGCATCCGGAACGGCCATGCGGACATGAGCAAGATTACCGGAACCGGCTGTCAGCTTTCCGCCATGGCGGCGGCGTATGTGACGGCCAATCCGGGGCACACGCTGGAGGCAACTGCCGCCGCAGTCTGCACCATGGGTCTTTGCGGAGAAAAGGCAAAGCGGCGTATGACGGAACTGGACGGGAATTCCAGCTATCGAAACTATATCATTGATGCTATTTACAATCTGTCTCCTGATGAGTTGGAAAGAGGTGCGAACTATGAAATGCGATAA
- the thiW gene encoding energy coupling factor transporter S component ThiW, with product MNKVNIQKLSIAGILCAVAVVGSLLAVPVLGSKCAPVQHMVNILCAVLLGPGYGLGVAFSASLIRNLLGLGSLMAFPGSMFGALLCGLMYRKTKKLFPTLAAEVFGTAILGGLSAYPLAVLFLGQAVAGLVFYAYIIPFLISTAAGAFLSGVLVYSLQKSGVLADIQFRLNASYLQQERQLNYDEGNA from the coding sequence ATGAACAAAGTAAATATTCAAAAGCTGTCGATTGCCGGAATTTTATGTGCGGTAGCTGTTGTTGGCAGTCTACTCGCCGTTCCTGTTTTGGGAAGCAAGTGTGCCCCTGTGCAGCACATGGTGAATATCCTCTGCGCCGTACTGCTCGGCCCCGGCTATGGCTTGGGCGTTGCTTTCAGCGCAAGCCTGATACGGAATTTACTTGGCCTTGGCAGCTTGATGGCTTTCCCCGGCAGCATGTTTGGCGCCCTGCTTTGCGGGTTGATGTATCGTAAAACCAAAAAGCTTTTCCCCACACTGGCCGCGGAGGTATTCGGCACCGCCATTTTGGGCGGCCTCAGCGCCTATCCCCTAGCAGTTTTGTTTTTGGGGCAGGCAGTTGCCGGACTGGTGTTTTACGCATACATTATTCCGTTTTTGATCTCAACCGCAGCCGGTGCGTTCCTGTCCGGCGTTTTAGTCTATTCACTGCAAAAATCCGGTGTTCTGGCGGATATACAGTTTCGCCTTAACGCCAGCTATTTACAACAAGAAAGGCAATTGAATTATGATGAAGGAAATGCTTGA
- the trmL gene encoding tRNA (uridine(34)/cytosine(34)/5-carboxymethylaminomethyluridine(34)-2'-O)-methyltransferase TrmL, which produces MGVHVVLVEPEIPANTGNISRTCAVTGTSLHLVKPLGFSVDDKHLKRAGLDYWDYLDIYYYESFAELRGKYPQNRFFFATTKADKNYSQVQFQADDFIVFGKETAGLPMTLLKENWDHCIRIPMGKHLRSLNLSNSVAIILYDALRQQGFPQLT; this is translated from the coding sequence ATAGGCGTGCATGTTGTTTTGGTGGAACCGGAAATACCGGCAAATACCGGGAATATCTCCCGCACCTGTGCTGTAACGGGGACCTCTCTCCATTTAGTGAAGCCGCTGGGCTTTTCTGTGGATGATAAACATTTAAAAAGAGCCGGCTTGGATTACTGGGATTATCTGGACATATATTATTATGAGAGTTTTGCTGAGTTAAGGGGTAAATACCCGCAAAACCGCTTTTTCTTTGCCACTACCAAGGCGGATAAAAACTATTCCCAGGTGCAATTTCAGGCAGATGATTTTATCGTCTTCGGCAAGGAAACGGCGGGGCTGCCCATGACTCTTCTAAAGGAAAATTGGGATCATTGTATCCGCATTCCCATGGGCAAACACCTGCGGTCGTTAAATCTCTCTAATTCCGTGGCCATCATCCTTTATGATGCCTTAAGGCAGCAGGGCTTTCCCCAATTAACCTAA
- a CDS encoding class I SAM-dependent DNA methyltransferase → MSIYQGLALIYDQLMESIDYQEWAQYIKTLSEKYNKEIESVLDIACGTGNTSIPLAQMGWRVTGVDLSLPMLQHARKKAAEAKMEIIFLQQDIRELELSREFDLVTCFQDGLNYLINKEELARCFQSINKTLSDDGIFIFDLNLVEKYSYSAKEEISFVDTEEFSLIYEIYYLADQEIWEIRVTGFVRGEDHDYGKFKEVHQEKHHHLKDVEVILGETGFKVLDVFNAFSFEPPSEASRRIFVVAQKTEGRV, encoded by the coding sequence TTGTCAATATATCAAGGTTTGGCCCTTATCTATGATCAGTTAATGGAAAGCATTGATTATCAGGAGTGGGCTCAATATATTAAAACATTATCAGAAAAATATAATAAAGAAATTGAAAGTGTTCTGGACATTGCCTGCGGGACCGGGAATACCAGTATTCCACTGGCCCAGATGGGCTGGCGGGTAACAGGGGTGGATCTTTCCTTGCCCATGCTGCAGCATGCCAGAAAAAAAGCTGCTGAGGCAAAAATGGAAATTATTTTTCTCCAACAGGATATTCGAGAACTGGAGCTATCACGGGAATTTGACCTGGTAACCTGTTTTCAGGATGGCTTAAATTATCTGATCAACAAAGAAGAATTAGCGCGCTGTTTTCAGAGTATCAACAAAACATTAAGCGATGACGGAATCTTTATCTTTGATTTGAATCTGGTGGAGAAATATTCCTATAGTGCAAAAGAGGAGATCAGCTTTGTGGATACAGAGGAATTCTCTCTGATTTACGAAATCTATTATTTGGCGGATCAGGAGATTTGGGAAATCAGGGTAACAGGATTCGTAAGAGGAGAAGATCATGATTATGGGAAATTTAAAGAAGTGCATCAGGAAAAGCATCATCATTTAAAGGATGTGGAAGTGATCCTGGGGGAAACCGGATTTAAGGTATTAGACGTGTTCAATGCTTTTTCTTTTGAACCTCCTTCAGAGGCCAGCCGCAGGATCTTTGTGGTGGCACAAAAAACAGAAGGAAGGGTATAG
- a CDS encoding flavin reductase: MSNFKELAPEDFHESPFQLIGKDWMLVTAEKDGKANTMTAGWGGFGVMWAKNVAFVVIRPQRYTKEFIDGADTFSLTFYDESMRKTLSYLGTVSGRDEDKIAQSRLTLARWGETPYFAEAKLVIICQKLFAQEYLEGSFIDQGLLTKNYPGKDLHTLYIAEIKKILVADVCA, encoded by the coding sequence ATGTCTAATTTCAAAGAACTGGCACCGGAGGATTTTCACGAAAGCCCCTTTCAATTGATCGGCAAGGACTGGATGCTGGTAACGGCAGAAAAGGATGGAAAAGCCAACACCATGACAGCCGGCTGGGGCGGCTTCGGGGTGATGTGGGCCAAGAATGTGGCTTTTGTGGTCATTCGTCCCCAACGCTATACCAAGGAGTTTATCGACGGAGCCGATACCTTTTCTCTGACTTTTTACGATGAAAGCATGCGTAAAACCTTATCTTACCTGGGAACTGTCTCCGGCAGAGATGAGGATAAAATCGCCCAATCCCGGCTAACTTTGGCCCGTTGGGGAGAAACCCCTTATTTCGCTGAAGCGAAGCTGGTCATCATCTGCCAAAAGCTATTTGCCCAGGAATATCTGGAAGGATCTTTTATTGATCAGGGGCTGCTCACTAAAAACTATCCGGGCAAGGATCTTCATACCTTATATATTGCTGAAATAAAGAAAATTCTAGTTGCAGATGTGTGCGCGTAA
- a CDS encoding SOS response-associated peptidase, whose amino-acid sequence MCGRYAIIDEEDHLEMRKILQEIEENFAGTPEQEAMKTGEIFPTNVAPVLLPKEGGGSQAVPLKWGYPRWNSPGVIINARQETADTKKMFRSSLAAQRCVIPASGFFEWKDVGKKKKDKYFLYLPHQEILYMAGLYNQFKDDKTGRMYRAFVILTTAANASLVSIHDRMPVILEDQDLPLWLSTHQEGADLLRGIGPDLRAHICN is encoded by the coding sequence ATGTGCGGTCGCTATGCCATCATTGATGAGGAAGATCACTTGGAGATGAGAAAGATACTTCAGGAAATTGAAGAGAATTTTGCCGGAACCCCGGAGCAGGAGGCGATGAAGACGGGAGAGATCTTTCCCACCAATGTGGCCCCGGTTCTTCTGCCCAAAGAGGGAGGGGGATCCCAGGCGGTTCCCCTGAAATGGGGGTATCCCCGCTGGAATAGCCCGGGGGTGATCATCAATGCCCGTCAGGAAACAGCGGACACCAAAAAAATGTTCCGTTCCTCTCTGGCCGCCCAACGCTGTGTTATTCCTGCCAGCGGATTTTTTGAATGGAAGGATGTGGGCAAAAAGAAAAAGGACAAATATTTTTTATATTTGCCCCATCAGGAAATTCTCTATATGGCCGGTCTGTACAACCAATTTAAAGACGATAAAACCGGCCGCATGTACCGGGCTTTTGTGATTTTGACTACCGCAGCCAATGCTTCCCTGGTGTCCATTCATGATCGGATGCCGGTGATTCTTGAGGATCAGGATTTGCCCCTATGGCTTTCCACGCATCAGGAGGGAGCCGACTTGCTAAGGGGTATCGGACCCGACTTACGCGCACACATCTGCAACTAG